The proteins below come from a single Miscanthus floridulus cultivar M001 chromosome 1, ASM1932011v1, whole genome shotgun sequence genomic window:
- the LOC136503121 gene encoding type IV inositol polyphosphate 5-phosphatase 9-like isoform X1: MLENQKQAEVLWPRLVANKLFRKTSGSHAFVADFPAAAAAADDVVFGTEFDDGGCSPEADASRCVKRARPQERNNKTLKYKLFASTWNVGGVAPPDDLDLSDWLDGGDDGPYDMYVLGFQEVVPLRARNVLGADKKRVGMRWIELIRATLNRSHSQRQRGGGSSGDGGGKQQKVHPVRDGGGELARDYRCVVSKQMVGILLTVWVRSDLRRFVRRPSVSCVGCGVMGCLGNKGAVSVRFWLHDTSFCFVCCHLASGGREGDEAHRNADATEILSRTTFPWGNALNLPLPHKILDHDRVILLGDLNYRISLPEDKTRLLVERQDWKTLLENDQLRAEVCRGAGAFQGWSEGAITFSPTYKYYPNSDAYYGCATATHAGGGGHKNNKRRAPAWCDRVLWRGAGLRQTRYGRCESQLSDHRPVRAMFTVEVDAPRNLNSLRSFFMSERFHRADDVVNSARFGDTL, encoded by the exons ATGCTGGAGAACCAAAAGCAAGCGGAG GTTCTCTGGCCGCGGCTGGTGGCCAACAAGCTCTTCCGGAAGACCTCGGGCAGCCACGCCTTCGTCGCCGacttccccgccgccgccgccgccgccgacgacgtcGTCTTTGGAACGGAGTTCGACGACGGCGGGTGCAGCCCCGAAGCGGACGCCAGTCGCTGCGTGAAGCGGGCGCGGCCGCAGGAGCGCAACAACAAGACCCTCAAGTACAA GCTGTTCGCGAGCACGTGGAACGTCGGCGGCGTGGCGCCACCGGACGATCTGGACCTGTCGGACTGGCTGGACGGTGGCGACGACGGGCCCTACGACATGTACGTGCTGGGGTTCCAGGAGGTGGTGCCGCTGCGCGCGCGCAACGTGCTGGGCGCCGACAAGAAGCGCGTCGGGATGCGGTGGATCGAGCTCATCCGCGCCACGCTCAACCGGTCGCACTCGCAGCGGCAGAGGGGAGGAGGTagcagcggcgacggcggcggcaagcAGCAGAAGGTGCACCCGGTgcgggacggcggcggcgagctggCCAGGGACTACCGGTGCGTGGTGAGCAAGCAGATGGTGGGCATCCTGCTCACGGTGTGGGTGCGCTCCGACCTCCGCCGTTTCGTCCGCCGCCCCAGCGTTTCCTGCGTCGGATGCGGCGTCATGGGCTGCCTCGGCAACAAG GGTGCCGTGTCCGTCCGGTTCTGGCTGCACGACACGAGCTTCTGCTTCGTGTGCTGCCACCTCGCGTCGGGCGGGCGCGAGGGCGACGAGGCGCACCGCAACGCCGACGCCACAGAGATCCTCTCCCGGACGACCTTCCCGTGGGGGAACGCGCTCAACTTGCCGCTGCCGCACAAGATTCTAGACCACGA CCGAGTGATCCTGCTCGGGGACCTCAACTACAGGATCTCGCTGCCGGAGGACAAGACGAGGCTGTTGGTGGAGCGCCAGGACTGGAAGACGCTGCTGGAGAACGACCAGCTGCGCGCCGAGGTGTGCCGCGGCGCCGGCGCGTTCCAGGGCTGGAGCGAGGGCGCCATCACCTTCTCCCCGACCTACAAGTACTATCCCAACTCCGACGCCTACTACGGCTGCGCCACCGCCACCCACGCCGGCGGCGGAGGCCACAAGAACAACAAGCGGCGCGCGCCGGCGTGGTGCGACCGCGTCCTGTGGCGCGGCGCGGGGCTCAGGCAGACCCGGTACGGCCGCTGCGAGTCCCAGCTGTCGGACCACCGCCCCGTCCGCGCCATGTTCACGGTGGAGGTGGACGCGCCCAGGAACCTCAACTCGCTCAGGAGCTTCTTCATGTCCGAGAGGTTCCACAGGGCGGACGACGTCGTTAACAGTGCCAGATTCGGCGACACTCTTTGA
- the LOC136503121 gene encoding type IV inositol polyphosphate 5-phosphatase 9-like isoform X2, producing MLENQKQAEVLWPRLVANKLFRKTSGSHAFVADFPAAAAAADDVVFGTEFDDGGCSPEADASRCVKRARPQERNNKTLKYKLFASTWNVGGVAPPDDLDLSDWLDGGDDGPYDMYVLGFQEVVPLRARNVLGADKKRVGMRWIELIRATLNRSHSQRQRGGGSSGDGGGKQQKVHPVRDGGGELARDYRCVVSKQMVGILLTVWVRSDLRRFVRRPSVSCVGCGVMGCLGNKPSDPARGPQLQDLAAGGQDEAVGGAPGLEDAAGERPAARRGVPRRRRVPGLERGRHHLLPDLQVLSQLRRLLRLRHRHPRRRRRPQEQQAARAGVVRPRPVARRGAQADPVRPLRVPAVGPPPRPRHVHGGGGRAQEPQLAQELLHVREVPQGGRRR from the exons ATGCTGGAGAACCAAAAGCAAGCGGAG GTTCTCTGGCCGCGGCTGGTGGCCAACAAGCTCTTCCGGAAGACCTCGGGCAGCCACGCCTTCGTCGCCGacttccccgccgccgccgccgccgccgacgacgtcGTCTTTGGAACGGAGTTCGACGACGGCGGGTGCAGCCCCGAAGCGGACGCCAGTCGCTGCGTGAAGCGGGCGCGGCCGCAGGAGCGCAACAACAAGACCCTCAAGTACAA GCTGTTCGCGAGCACGTGGAACGTCGGCGGCGTGGCGCCACCGGACGATCTGGACCTGTCGGACTGGCTGGACGGTGGCGACGACGGGCCCTACGACATGTACGTGCTGGGGTTCCAGGAGGTGGTGCCGCTGCGCGCGCGCAACGTGCTGGGCGCCGACAAGAAGCGCGTCGGGATGCGGTGGATCGAGCTCATCCGCGCCACGCTCAACCGGTCGCACTCGCAGCGGCAGAGGGGAGGAGGTagcagcggcgacggcggcggcaagcAGCAGAAGGTGCACCCGGTgcgggacggcggcggcgagctggCCAGGGACTACCGGTGCGTGGTGAGCAAGCAGATGGTGGGCATCCTGCTCACGGTGTGGGTGCGCTCCGACCTCCGCCGTTTCGTCCGCCGCCCCAGCGTTTCCTGCGTCGGATGCGGCGTCATGGGCTGCCTCGGCAACAAG CCGAGTGATCCTGCTCGGGGACCTCAACTACAGGATCTCGCTGCCGGAGGACAAGACGAGGCTGTTGGTGGAGCGCCAGGACTGGAAGACGCTGCTGGAGAACGACCAGCTGCGCGCCGAGGTGTGCCGCGGCGCCGGCGCGTTCCAGGGCTGGAGCGAGGGCGCCATCACCTTCTCCCCGACCTACAAGTACTATCCCAACTCCGACGCCTACTACGGCTGCGCCACCGCCACCCACGCCGGCGGCGGAGGCCACAAGAACAACAAGCGGCGCGCGCCGGCGTGGTGCGACCGCGTCCTGTGGCGCGGCGCGGGGCTCAGGCAGACCCGGTACGGCCGCTGCGAGTCCCAGCTGTCGGACCACCGCCCCGTCCGCGCCATGTTCACGGTGGAGGTGGACGCGCCCAGGAACCTCAACTCGCTCAGGAGCTTCTTCATGTCCGAGAGGTTCCACAGGGCGGACGACGTCGTTAA